The genomic DNA CATCGGTTCGGTGGAACCGCACTATTTTGCCGGATTCACCGGCGGAAGAAAATCGATTTTTCCCGGTATCTGCGACCGCGCTACAACCATCCGCAATCATGACCTTGCCACCAGTTTTGATGCCGCGCCGATGAAACTTGAGGGCAATCCGGTGGAGGAGCATCTGCGCGATTTGATGAGCCTGCTGGGCGCCAAAAAAATTTTTGGTATCCAGCTGGTTCTGGGACGCGGGGGGGATATCACCGCTCTTCACTGCGGAGAAATTAAGGAAGCCTTTCACGAAGCGGCGCAGGATTCGGAAGGAATTTTCAGCCGGAAGGTCAAGAGCAAATTTGACCTGATTCTCGCCGAGGTTCTTCCGCCGCTCGATAGCAATCTCTACCAGGTTCAAAAAGCGCTGGAGAATTGTCAGACGGCGGTGAAAGACGGCGGCACGGTAATCCTCTTTTCACCCTGCCGGGAAGGGATAGGCAGCGACATCTTTTTTGAGCTGGCCGAACGCTGGAGGCCGGACAGCGCCGAGGAACTGGAGCCCGCCGACAGATTTGGGATACATAAACTGCATCGCGTTTTTCGCATCGGTCGGAGAATCAATATCTATCTTTATTCGGAGCTGACCCGGGGCGTGCCGGATAAGGTCTATTTTCGCTCCTGCACTATTCCTCAGGACATAATCAACGGTCTGGCCGAAGACAGTTTTGACATCATTAAGACCGCGGTAGTGCGCGATGCGGGACATACGGTAGTGACAGTTCACTAAATTAAATATATAGGATTAACACAAACGGAGGAACAATGAACAGGAAAGTAGCAGTAGTCGGAGCCGGCAATGTCGGCGCTTCAGTGGCTCAGTATATCGCCGAGACGAATCTTGCCGATGTCGTCATGGTCGATATTCTTGAAGGCATTCCCCAGGGGAAAGCGCTCGATTTGACCCAGGCCGGTCCCGTCAGAATGTACAACGCTCACGTGACTGGAACCAATGACTACAAGGATATTGAGGGAGCCGACCTGGTGGTGATGACCGCCGGTCTGGCGCGCAAGCCGGGGATGTCGCGTGAGGACCTTCTCAAAGCAAACGCCGATATCGTTGGTGGCGCCGCGGACAATATCAAGAAATTTGCCCCCAAGTCTTTTGTAATCGTCGTCACCAATCCGCTGGACATCATGACTTATCATATGTTCAAGCGGACCGGCTTTAAAGCCAACCGGGTCTGCGGGCAGGCCGGCATTCTCGACTCGATCCGTTTTCGCGCCTTTGTCGCTATGGAACTGGGAGTGGCTATGACCGATGTGCAGGCGATGGTTCTGGGCGGACATGGCGATACGATGGTCCCGCTTCCCCGGTACACTACGGTTGGCGGCGTTCCGATCGGCGAACTTATCAGCGCCGAAAGAATCAAAGCGATATCAGACCGGACGCGGGATGGCGGCGCCGAAATAGTGAAACTTCTCAAATCCGGCTCGGCGTACTATGCCCCGGCGGCGGCAACGGTAGAAATGGTGAAGGCGATACTCCTCGATGAAAAACGGGTGGTTCCTCTTTCGGCATATCTGACCGGGCAGTACGGAATGAAGGACCTTTATATCGGCGTGCCGGCGGTTCTGGGAGCCCATGGTGTGGAAAAGATTCTGGAACTGAAACTCGGCAAAGATGAACTCGAACTGCTCCAGAAGTCGGGACAGACCTACAAAGGATTCCTCAAAGAAATCGGCTATTAAGGAGGAAGGAACTTGCCAAGCAAATTCAAACATATCGTTGTCCCCAAAGAAGGGGAGAAAATTACGGTCAAAAACGGGAAACTCCAGATTCCCGACAACCCGATAATTCCGGTTATTGAAGGTGACGGCATAGGCCGTGATATCATGAAAGCGACCCGCCGGGTGGTTGATGCCGCCGTGGAAAAGGCGTACGGCGGAAAACGCCGGATTGTCTGGATGGATATCTATGCCGGCGAAAATGCCGAAAAGCTCTACGGGACAGTGATGCCGAAAGAGACTTTCGATGCCATCAAGCAGTATATTGTCGCCCTCAAAGGTCCCCTGACGACCCCGGTAGGCGGCGGCTTCCGTTCTCTCAATGTCACCCTGCGGCAGGTATTGAATCTGTACGCCTGCGTCAGGCCGGTGCGTTATTTTCAGGGGGTGCCGGCGCCGGTGACACATCCGGAGAAAATGAATGTGGTGATTTTCCGGGAGAATACCGAAGATGTTTACGCCGGAATCGAGTGGGAAAAGGGGAGCAAAGAGGTTAAGACCGTTATCGATTTTCTCAACAAGAAATTCAAGCTGAAAATCCGCTCCGACTCCGGAATCGGGGTGAAGCCGATTTCGGTCACCGGCACCAAGCGGCTGGTCCGTAAAGCCATCAATTATGCTCTCGCCAAGGGACGCAAGTCGGTTACCCTGGTGCACAAAGGGAATATCATGAAATATACCGAGGGGGCGTTCCGCGACTGGGGATACAAACTTGCCACGACCGAGTTCCGCGACAAAGTGGTGACCGAGGAAGAGCTCTTTTCCAAGTACAATGGCCAGCTTCCCGAGGGAAAGATAATCATCAAAGATAGAATCGCCGATTCGATGTTTCAGCAGATTCTGACCCGCACCGATGAGTATGAAGTGCTGGCGACGCCGAACTTGAATGGCGATTATCTCTCTGATGCCTGCGCGGCGCAGGTCGGCGGACTGGGAATGGCGCCCGGCGCCAATATCGGCGACTTTGTCGGGCTGTTTGAGGCGACTCACGGCACCGCTCCGAAGTATGCCGATAAGGATGTTATCAATCCCGGCTCCCTGATTCTCTCCGCCTGCATGATGCTGGAGTATATGAACTGGGATGAAGCCGCCAGGATGATTGAGAACGGCATCGAGACAACCATCAAGAACAAAACGGTCACCTATGACCTGGAACGTCTGATGGAAGGAGCGACCAAGGTCTCCACCTCGCAGTTTGCCACGAATATTATCAACAATATGAGATAAACATAAGTTACGGATTTGTCGGAAAGAGCGGTTGCCGGGACCGCTCTTTTTTTCCCCTCCTCTTGATATTTAAAAGCCGCATAATTCCACCATCGCGGCGTATCATTAAAGTAGATTATTGTGGTAGATAATCTCGCTCGAACTCAGGTCACATCTTAAATATCAGCGCGAGGTGGAAATGCACAGACAATTTCTAATGCGAGCCGTTCTGACGGCATGGATTGGGACTTTCGTGTCAACTGTTGCTGAGGCGCAACTTTTCGGGGATGCTTCCGACGGCGATATTCTCATTGCGGGGACAACCACCCTGACATCAGACCTTAACGCCAATAACCTGACCATTACCGCCACAGGCATCCTGGAAACCAATGGCTATACGGTCTTTGTCGCGGGGACCTTGACCAATGACGGTATCATAACAGATTCACAAAGCGGCGGCAACGGCGGCAGCGGCGGGAGCGGAGGTCACGGG from Candidatus Zixiibacteriota bacterium includes the following:
- a CDS encoding lactate racemase domain-containing protein, with translation MKIYINYGAEKLSFNLSDSFEFNEIQSVAAHRVVTERDFSHFVENAEKILFPLASVTLFIVNDAYRPTPNETILRWLADSGRLNREAKFLVACGCHQAPTESQLRQIFGALYDDLKKRILIHDADNLFEMEAAGQDRTGETVYLNRAFFENERVGVIGSVEPHYFAGFTGGRKSIFPGICDRATTIRNHDLATSFDAAPMKLEGNPVEEHLRDLMSLLGAKKIFGIQLVLGRGGDITALHCGEIKEAFHEAAQDSEGIFSRKVKSKFDLILAEVLPPLDSNLYQVQKALENCQTAVKDGGTVILFSPCREGIGSDIFFELAERWRPDSAEELEPADRFGIHKLHRVFRIGRRINIYLYSELTRGVPDKVYFRSCTIPQDIINGLAEDSFDIIKTAVVRDAGHTVVTVH
- the mdh gene encoding malate dehydrogenase, translated to MNRKVAVVGAGNVGASVAQYIAETNLADVVMVDILEGIPQGKALDLTQAGPVRMYNAHVTGTNDYKDIEGADLVVMTAGLARKPGMSREDLLKANADIVGGAADNIKKFAPKSFVIVVTNPLDIMTYHMFKRTGFKANRVCGQAGILDSIRFRAFVAMELGVAMTDVQAMVLGGHGDTMVPLPRYTTVGGVPIGELISAERIKAISDRTRDGGAEIVKLLKSGSAYYAPAAATVEMVKAILLDEKRVVPLSAYLTGQYGMKDLYIGVPAVLGAHGVEKILELKLGKDELELLQKSGQTYKGFLKEIGY
- the icd gene encoding isocitrate dehydrogenase (NADP(+)), with protein sequence MPSKFKHIVVPKEGEKITVKNGKLQIPDNPIIPVIEGDGIGRDIMKATRRVVDAAVEKAYGGKRRIVWMDIYAGENAEKLYGTVMPKETFDAIKQYIVALKGPLTTPVGGGFRSLNVTLRQVLNLYACVRPVRYFQGVPAPVTHPEKMNVVIFRENTEDVYAGIEWEKGSKEVKTVIDFLNKKFKLKIRSDSGIGVKPISVTGTKRLVRKAINYALAKGRKSVTLVHKGNIMKYTEGAFRDWGYKLATTEFRDKVVTEEELFSKYNGQLPEGKIIIKDRIADSMFQQILTRTDEYEVLATPNLNGDYLSDACAAQVGGLGMAPGANIGDFVGLFEATHGTAPKYADKDVINPGSLILSACMMLEYMNWDEAARMIENGIETTIKNKTVTYDLERLMEGATKVSTSQFATNIINNMR